A window of Psychromonas sp. CNPT3 contains these coding sequences:
- a CDS encoding AMP-binding protein, with the protein MQNKSLSNVLLRQQKNKNVAFNADQVMTGQQFLEDIQTLCSVLKKDNSALVAICCVNSYLFSVAFFAVIYAGKKILLPGSHQPAILSTLASQFDLLIDDGLMAKNAPIKRIELPLKMKSNSDFTFFELNLEQVEITLFTSGSTGQPKAIYKTLAMLDKEISSLEALWGDLLGASTVQSTVSHQHIYGLLFRVLWPLCMGRSFSCLDITYPEQVSLRANDASILITSPALLKRLSMEKSSASYRAVFSSGGPLLEAGLTNCQSILKQTPIEIFGSTETGGIGYRSQTHNDAEWTFFSEISAQVDKNQCLLLTSPWLSPDLTATADAYYQTSDQCELLSDRRFILKGRIDRIVKIEEKRVSLIALEMRLNAMNWVDESVLVVLDKRARMSLGALLVLSLIGKKQFKTLGKATFCLQLRHDLRQWFEPVAIPRYFRIEDEIPLNTQGKRRYEEISGLFE; encoded by the coding sequence ATGCAAAATAAGTCATTAAGCAACGTATTATTACGACAACAAAAAAATAAAAATGTGGCCTTTAATGCTGATCAGGTAATGACGGGGCAACAATTTTTAGAAGACATACAAACACTGTGCAGTGTGTTAAAAAAAGATAACAGTGCACTTGTTGCCATTTGTTGCGTCAATAGTTATCTGTTTAGTGTCGCTTTTTTTGCGGTCATTTATGCCGGTAAAAAAATATTATTACCCGGTAGTCATCAACCTGCAATATTAAGCACTTTAGCCTCTCAATTTGATTTGTTAATAGACGATGGGCTAATGGCGAAAAACGCCCCAATAAAGCGCATCGAGTTACCTTTAAAAATGAAAAGTAACAGTGATTTTACGTTTTTTGAATTAAATTTAGAGCAGGTTGAAATTACCCTCTTTACATCGGGATCAACGGGCCAGCCTAAAGCTATTTATAAAACATTGGCCATGTTAGATAAAGAAATATCCTCTTTAGAGGCCCTTTGGGGAGACTTGCTAGGCGCATCGACGGTGCAGAGTACTGTCTCTCATCAACATATTTATGGTTTGTTATTTCGTGTGCTCTGGCCTTTATGTATGGGGCGTAGTTTTAGTTGTTTGGATATCACCTATCCAGAGCAGGTTAGCTTGCGTGCTAATGATGCAAGTATATTGATAACCAGCCCTGCATTATTAAAGCGTTTAAGTATGGAAAAAAGTAGCGCTAGTTATCGCGCCGTATTTTCATCGGGTGGCCCGTTGTTAGAGGCGGGCTTAACAAATTGCCAATCAATATTAAAACAAACACCCATTGAAATATTTGGTAGCACTGAAACCGGCGGAATTGGTTATCGTAGCCAAACCCATAATGATGCAGAGTGGACTTTTTTCTCTGAAATAAGCGCTCAAGTGGATAAAAACCAATGTTTATTATTAACGTCTCCTTGGCTAAGTCCCGATTTAACGGCAACAGCAGATGCTTATTATCAAACGAGTGACCAATGTGAACTATTGAGTGATAGACGTTTCATTTTAAAGGGGCGAATTGATCGCATTGTTAAAATTGAAGAAAAACGCGTGTCATTAATCGCATTAGAGATGCGATTAAATGCAATGAATTGGGTTGATGAAAGTGTGCTTGTTGTCTTGGATAAGAGAGCGCGGATGAGCTTGGGTGCGTTGCTTGTATTGAGTTTGATCGGGAAAAAACAATTTAAAACGTTAGGAAAAGCAACGTTTTGTTTACAACTTCGTCATGATTTGCGCCAATGGTTTGAGCCGGTCGCGATCCCTCGTTACTTTAGGATAGAAGATGAGATCCCTTTAAATACACAAGGGAAACGGCGTTATGAAGAAATATCAGGGTTATTTGAATGA
- a CDS encoding acyl carrier protein, giving the protein MKQLNRDEIFVQVQDALVELFEVNKEDVLLETKLYEELDLDSLDAVDLVVHLQKLTGKKIKPEEFKLVRSVQDVVDAVANLLTDKE; this is encoded by the coding sequence ATGAAACAGTTAAATAGAGATGAAATCTTTGTTCAAGTTCAAGATGCTTTGGTCGAGTTATTTGAAGTAAATAAAGAGGATGTATTACTTGAAACTAAACTCTATGAAGAGTTAGATTTAGACAGTTTAGATGCGGTTGATTTGGTGGTGCATTTGCAAAAATTAACCGGTAAAAAAATCAAACCCGAAGAATTTAAGTTAGTGCGTAGTGTGCAGGATGTTGTAGATGCGGTTGCTAATTTATTAACCGATAAAGAGTGA
- a CDS encoding phosphopantetheine-binding protein has translation MQKIEMELKKLIIDALNLEDLSVDDIETDAPLFGEGLGLDSIDALELGLAIKKQYCVVIDADDVTTRESFASIASLAKYITENRDDKK, from the coding sequence ATGCAAAAGATAGAAATGGAATTAAAAAAACTGATCATTGATGCCTTAAATCTAGAAGATTTAAGTGTTGATGATATAGAAACAGATGCGCCTCTTTTTGGTGAAGGTTTAGGTTTGGACTCTATCGATGCATTAGAGTTGGGCTTAGCGATAAAAAAACAATATTGTGTTGTTATCGATGCAGATGATGTTACCACGCGGGAGAGTTTTGCCTCGATCGCAAGTTTAGCGAAGTATATTACTGAAAATAGAGACGATAAAAAATGA
- a CDS encoding lysophospholipid acyltransferase family protein: MSLAACLNKYWRILATCFCFFLFAFGGLLLSFLVFPVLVLFVKNKAQRELKVQSVIQKSFFLFCEIMRLSGAIDYKIIGAEKLQSDKHCLVVANHPSLIDYVLIVAHMQQCDCLVKESIWNNPFMKGVVSAAGYIPNKNPETLVEDCAQRLSQGHVLLIFPEGTRSTPGVKSKLQRGAAQVALKTASDIRVVHITVAPVFLTKQRKWYQVPDKKPFFLLEVKEKIEINTFIKTETPSSIMVRKLNAHLENVIFPQKSR; encoded by the coding sequence ATGAGTTTAGCGGCTTGCTTAAATAAATATTGGCGTATATTGGCAACCTGTTTTTGCTTTTTTTTGTTTGCTTTTGGCGGACTATTACTTAGTTTTTTAGTGTTCCCAGTACTGGTGTTGTTTGTTAAAAATAAAGCGCAAAGAGAGTTAAAAGTACAATCAGTTATTCAAAAATCATTTTTTTTGTTTTGCGAAATAATGCGCTTAAGTGGTGCGATAGATTACAAAATAATAGGCGCCGAAAAACTGCAAAGCGATAAACACTGTTTGGTTGTGGCGAATCACCCTAGTTTGATTGATTATGTTTTGATTGTGGCGCATATGCAACAATGTGACTGTTTGGTAAAAGAAAGCATTTGGAATAATCCTTTTATGAAGGGGGTTGTTAGTGCAGCGGGCTACATACCGAATAAAAACCCTGAAACACTAGTTGAAGATTGTGCTCAGCGCTTAAGTCAGGGGCATGTGTTGCTCATTTTTCCGGAAGGGACGCGCAGTACGCCTGGCGTTAAATCAAAATTACAACGCGGTGCAGCTCAGGTGGCATTAAAAACGGCATCAGATATTAGAGTGGTGCACATAACAGTGGCACCCGTATTCCTTACAAAGCAACGTAAGTGGTATCAAGTACCAGATAAAAAACCATTTTTTTTACTTGAAGTAAAAGAAAAAATAGAGATAAACACTTTTATTAAGACAGAAACACCTTCCTCGATCATGGTTAGGAAGTTAAATGCTCATTTGGAAAACGTTATTTTCCCACAAAAAAGTAGGTAG
- a CDS encoding beta-ketoacyl synthase chain length factor has product MSSIEFKIDKWLALSPGLLNIEQWHDWSSSLMQWPSQLTPVPISLIKPMMRRRMSSLSKIAVQAALQLSAQEQVDYIVFASRHGELTRTVKLLEDIIKGDDASPLAFSQSVHNIAAGLFTICSGRATPVTSIAAVESSLHHGLIEASVYLQENPTHKVLLVDFDESLPEPYCCYEQKVHPGYAFAAILSFGSQFQLSWSKNKDDAGFSSQQSLCVIDYLLKNTRKVLISDPRLVWEWSRNR; this is encoded by the coding sequence ATGAGCAGTATTGAATTTAAAATAGATAAATGGTTGGCACTTTCACCGGGTCTATTAAATATTGAGCAGTGGCATGATTGGTCATCATCTTTGATGCAGTGGCCCTCTCAATTGACGCCAGTGCCAATATCTTTGATCAAACCAATGATGCGCCGGCGTATGAGTTCTCTTAGCAAAATAGCCGTGCAAGCTGCGTTGCAATTATCAGCTCAAGAGCAGGTAGATTATATTGTTTTTGCAAGTCGCCATGGCGAGTTAACGCGCACTGTTAAATTACTTGAAGATATCATTAAAGGCGACGATGCATCGCCTTTGGCTTTTTCGCAATCAGTGCATAATATCGCAGCTGGACTATTTACTATCTGTAGTGGCCGGGCGACGCCCGTTACATCGATAGCTGCGGTGGAAAGTTCATTGCATCATGGCTTAATTGAAGCGTCTGTTTATCTACAGGAGAATCCCACCCATAAAGTCTTATTGGTTGATTTTGATGAGTCTTTACCTGAGCCTTATTGTTGTTATGAACAGAAAGTTCATCCCGGTTATGCGTTTGCTGCTATTTTGAGCTTTGGATCTCAGTTTCAATTGTCGTGGTCTAAAAATAAGGATGATGCGGGTTTTTCGAGTCAACAAAGCTTGTGTGTGATTGATTACTTATTAAAAAACACACGCAAGGTACTTATAAGTGACCCTAGACTCGTGTGGGAATGGAGCCGGAATCGATGA
- a CDS encoding methyltransferase, which yields MTDHSNDPFSALAAKTEAQKLAFSPIIFQTARTLRDLNILEVLDKAQQEGLDATQISQQTGVSEYGVKVLLDMALSAHIVTWNKPNYIIANLGYFLLHDGMTRANLDFTADVCYAAMMHLTEAIKEGKPAGLKELGNWPTIYEGLSTLPEKAKNSWFQFDHFYSDRSFPLLLEKVFAHKPKRIFDIGGNTGKWALQCVNYDKEVEVTIIDLPQQIEVALQNAKEAGFSKRIDAYPANLLDKQQSLPTGADVWWMSQFLDCFSPMEILSILQRVRQAMRPDARVYILELFWDAQKYDAATLSLNATSLYFTCLANGNSRFYRSDDFLEIVTTAGFSIEKRTDNIGLGHTLLELKCI from the coding sequence ATGACAGATCACAGTAACGACCCTTTCAGTGCGCTAGCTGCAAAAACAGAAGCACAAAAACTTGCATTTTCTCCCATCATCTTTCAAACAGCAAGAACATTGCGCGACTTAAATATATTAGAAGTACTAGACAAAGCGCAGCAAGAAGGGCTGGATGCGACGCAAATAAGTCAACAAACCGGTGTTTCTGAATATGGGGTGAAAGTACTCTTAGATATGGCCCTTAGCGCGCACATCGTTACTTGGAATAAACCTAATTATATTATCGCAAACCTCGGTTATTTCCTGTTACATGACGGCATGACGCGGGCAAACTTAGATTTTACCGCAGATGTTTGTTATGCTGCCATGATGCACTTAACTGAGGCCATAAAAGAGGGAAAACCTGCGGGCTTAAAAGAATTAGGCAACTGGCCAACCATTTACGAAGGCCTATCAACTCTGCCTGAAAAAGCGAAAAATAGCTGGTTTCAATTTGATCATTTTTACTCCGATCGCTCTTTTCCCCTTTTATTAGAAAAAGTATTTGCACATAAACCCAAACGTATCTTTGATATTGGCGGGAACACCGGTAAATGGGCACTGCAATGCGTTAATTATGATAAAGAGGTAGAAGTTACCATTATCGACTTACCGCAACAGATTGAAGTTGCACTACAAAATGCGAAAGAGGCTGGTTTCTCTAAGCGTATCGATGCTTACCCTGCTAATTTACTAGATAAACAACAAAGCCTACCGACGGGTGCTGATGTTTGGTGGATGAGTCAATTTTTAGACTGTTTTTCTCCGATGGAAATTTTAAGTATTTTACAACGCGTGCGCCAAGCAATGCGCCCAGATGCGCGCGTCTATATTCTAGAGCTTTTTTGGGATGCTCAAAAATATGACGCTGCCACTTTAAGTTTAAATGCGACCTCTCTTTACTTTACTTGCCTCGCTAATGGAAACAGCCGCTTTTATCGTAGTGATGACTTTTTAGAAATCGTAACTACTGCCGGTTTTAGTATCGAAAAACGGACTGATAACATAGGGCTAGGACACACTTTACTTGAATTAAAATGTATATAA
- a CDS encoding outer membrane protein: protein MQKIILPTLLLAMSSSAFSADNTGFYIGTGYGSFSYDATEIKIDEVEEYQAMAGISSAPLENLIKSTSGNTLKIYAGYQFNNVFALEATYTDYGTSEGYITHFDKSTTTIEQNPTSLSVAMNIGYTFRYGIRPFVLLGVSSVTLNSSDVFLDSADESFIAIKYGFGLEYSPQYLRGVQLRVAYETDTYFAEIEGKNDSNIYAFPLNSVYAGISYKF from the coding sequence ATGCAAAAAATAATATTACCTACTCTTCTCTTAGCGATGTCGAGTAGTGCTTTTAGTGCCGATAATACAGGATTTTATATCGGCACTGGCTATGGCTCTTTTAGTTATGATGCCACAGAAATAAAAATCGATGAAGTGGAGGAGTATCAAGCGATGGCAGGGATATCGAGCGCCCCACTGGAAAACTTAATAAAATCTACATCAGGAAACACGCTAAAAATTTATGCGGGTTATCAGTTTAACAATGTTTTTGCTTTAGAGGCAACCTACACGGATTACGGTACCTCTGAGGGTTACATAACCCATTTTGATAAATCGACAACGACTATAGAGCAAAATCCGACTTCACTTTCTGTGGCGATGAATATTGGCTATACCTTTAGATATGGTATTCGTCCCTTTGTCTTGCTGGGAGTATCTTCTGTTACCCTTAACAGTAGCGACGTATTCTTAGACTCTGCGGATGAGAGTTTCATTGCGATTAAATACGGCTTCGGTTTAGAATATTCCCCTCAATATTTACGTGGCGTACAATTACGCGTCGCTTATGAAACGGATACTTATTTTGCCGAAATTGAAGGAAAGAATGACAGCAATATATACGCATTCCCTTTAAATTCCGTGTACGCAGGTATTTCATATAAGTTTTAA